The Gemmatimonadota bacterium genome has a window encoding:
- a CDS encoding type II toxin-antitoxin system PemK/MazF family toxin, which translates to MNVGDIHWVDLPSANGHEQRGRRPAVVLQDDNYGDGLPVVLVIPLTTVRSATRFAGTTFIRPTPENGLQHESVALVFQLRAIDRRRLQERIGNVSTQVLNTIFEELAKLTGRNL; encoded by the coding sequence GTGAATGTTGGGGACATTCATTGGGTCGATCTGCCCTCCGCCAATGGCCATGAGCAACGCGGGCGTCGTCCCGCCGTGGTTTTACAAGATGACAACTATGGTGACGGCTTACCTGTTGTACTTGTGATACCTCTGACGACAGTAAGGTCAGCAACCCGTTTTGCTGGTACGACATTCATTCGTCCCACACCAGAAAATGGGTTGCAACACGAATCGGTGGCACTCGTATTTCAACTGAGGGCGATTGACCGACGTCGCCTTCAGGAACGCATTGGGAATGTGAGTACTCAGGTTTTGAACACAATATTTGAGGAGCTTGCAAAACTCACGGGACGCAATCTGTAA